A region from the Salidesulfovibrio onnuriiensis genome encodes:
- a CDS encoding tetratricopeptide repeat protein: MTKIKSTGMLLVVLSLLLNASICLAQDAPQGSFENWLEKYEAYDRLEKEITSKSQENTPESILRRAKVYLQLGKPFKTLEIVEMTPSFDDNATESMRLWYGGQAQRAIGDLPKAVLWFTQAAAHMQDKGRMRDLFKSEPDLDLVWMDVWRQMYWTYTANYTMSRRAQLEVIDEILDTGLAVWSESFWKTAQQVYQFESTGNGTLLPPAAKEKVEKDEAGNPVPFISDEDRNAMARGLAAASLEDFEKAEQEIESIRKPAVRQFWAALVKFIQSGERPDDLEIYEKDNYLKAKAFWAGHILAPFSADRQEWLLGLGDAGAGAWTQFRNKALAMPVNEAQAVIDKELGSLLISERTINLLQSFKFAFTLMNNDMTSAATIWEQVDKRALPVPLQVAGLIAFGGNPSRVMPASPARAFKLSPVLTALCGAAGKNLRSGVEAPFWAEISASGLRSASRDWPLDRLVVLAYWQNELNKKPRESLAKRAAFLFNDTSFGINSLFYLADQAIARKDMAMSQFYLHRLNPEELDAADKSRWYEVKTRMELAFGKQEKALETYQELVSVGQPVPAFTRLRMALLMQQRGELLKARDQLLQLWQEKASLTPAMQAEILFWLGEGEQAMRNTDQALDYYLRLAWQYPEQNIWALTAMYRASMIYEKRGIYETAKRLLNTVIKNASTKEQREAAKARLSAINAKTGKNSESSEGAVEYPY, encoded by the coding sequence ATGACGAAAATAAAATCAACGGGAATGCTGCTCGTAGTTTTGAGCCTGCTTCTGAATGCTTCCATCTGCCTGGCGCAGGACGCGCCCCAGGGATCTTTCGAAAACTGGCTTGAAAAGTACGAAGCCTACGATCGCCTGGAAAAGGAAATCACCAGCAAGTCGCAGGAAAACACCCCTGAATCCATCCTCAGACGCGCCAAGGTCTACCTGCAACTCGGAAAACCGTTCAAGACCCTGGAGATCGTCGAAATGACGCCCTCTTTCGACGACAACGCAACCGAGTCCATGCGGCTCTGGTATGGCGGTCAGGCTCAGCGCGCAATCGGTGATCTTCCCAAGGCCGTGCTCTGGTTCACCCAGGCGGCGGCCCACATGCAGGACAAGGGACGCATGCGCGATCTGTTCAAGTCCGAACCCGACCTCGACCTCGTCTGGATGGACGTCTGGCGGCAAATGTACTGGACCTACACCGCCAACTACACCATGTCCCGGCGCGCCCAGCTTGAAGTCATCGACGAAATCCTGGACACAGGCCTTGCCGTCTGGTCCGAATCCTTCTGGAAGACCGCCCAACAGGTCTACCAGTTCGAATCCACAGGCAACGGCACCCTGCTGCCCCCTGCCGCCAAGGAAAAGGTTGAAAAGGATGAAGCCGGCAATCCGGTACCGTTCATCAGCGACGAAGACCGCAACGCCATGGCTCGAGGCCTGGCTGCGGCATCCCTGGAGGATTTTGAAAAGGCGGAACAGGAGATTGAAAGCATCCGCAAACCCGCCGTGCGTCAATTCTGGGCCGCACTCGTCAAGTTCATCCAATCCGGCGAACGCCCTGATGATCTCGAAATCTATGAAAAGGACAACTACCTGAAAGCAAAGGCCTTCTGGGCTGGTCACATCCTGGCCCCCTTCAGCGCGGATCGCCAGGAATGGCTCCTTGGCCTGGGCGATGCAGGCGCTGGCGCATGGACCCAGTTCCGCAACAAGGCCCTGGCAATGCCCGTCAATGAAGCGCAGGCCGTCATCGACAAGGAATTGGGCTCCCTGCTCATTTCCGAGCGAACCATCAATCTGCTCCAGAGCTTCAAATTCGCCTTTACCCTCATGAACAATGACATGACATCGGCCGCCACCATCTGGGAACAGGTGGACAAGCGAGCCCTGCCGGTTCCCCTGCAGGTGGCCGGGCTCATCGCCTTTGGCGGCAACCCGAGCAGGGTCATGCCCGCCTCCCCTGCCCGCGCCTTCAAGCTCTCCCCTGTGCTGACCGCACTGTGCGGCGCGGCGGGCAAGAACCTGCGTTCCGGCGTCGAAGCCCCCTTCTGGGCGGAAATCAGCGCATCGGGACTGCGGTCCGCCTCCAGGGACTGGCCTCTGGACCGCCTTGTGGTGCTGGCCTACTGGCAAAACGAACTGAATAAAAAGCCACGCGAAAGCCTGGCCAAACGAGCCGCCTTCCTGTTCAACGACACCTCCTTCGGGATAAACAGCCTCTTCTACCTGGCCGACCAGGCCATTGCCCGCAAGGACATGGCCATGTCGCAGTTCTACCTGCACCGCCTGAATCCCGAGGAACTGGACGCCGCGGACAAGTCCCGCTGGTATGAGGTCAAGACCCGCATGGAACTGGCCTTCGGCAAGCAGGAAAAAGCACTGGAAACATACCAGGAGCTTGTTTCCGTGGGCCAGCCCGTTCCGGCCTTCACCCGCCTGCGCATGGCGCTGCTCATGCAGCAACGGGGAGAACTGCTCAAGGCTCGCGACCAGCTCCTGCAGCTCTGGCAGGAAAAGGCCAGCCTGACTCCCGCCATGCAGGCCGAAATCCTGTTCTGGCTCGGCGAAGGCGAACAGGCCATGCGCAACACGGACCAGGCCCTGGATTACTACCTGCGCCTGGCCTGGCAATATCCGGAGCAAAACATCTGGGCCCTCACCGCCATGTACCGCGCTTCCATGATCTACGAAAAGCGCGGCATCTACGAGACAGCCAAAAGGCTGCTGAACACGGTCATCAAAAACGCAAGCACCAAGGAACAGCGCGAAGCCGCCAAGGCGCGCCTCTCGGCCATCAACGCCAAGACAGGCAAGAACAGCGAATCCTCGGAAGGCGCGGTCGAATATCCATACTAA
- a CDS encoding nuclear transport factor 2 family protein — MGPKEIVSKWVEAFNRGDVDALVSLYSEDAVNHQVANEKVKGEKALREMFAREFEMAEMTCIVENLFEDGDWAILEWKDPNGLRGCGFFKVENDRIVFQRGYWDKLSFLRMQGLPIPRD; from the coding sequence ATGGGTCCGAAAGAGATTGTTTCCAAATGGGTCGAAGCCTTCAATCGGGGGGATGTTGACGCACTGGTAAGCCTGTATTCGGAGGATGCCGTGAATCATCAGGTGGCCAACGAAAAGGTGAAAGGGGAAAAGGCCCTCCGCGAAATGTTTGCCCGTGAATTTGAAATGGCCGAAATGACGTGTATCGTTGAGAATCTGTTTGAGGATGGGGACTGGGCCATACTGGAATGGAAAGACCCGAATGGGCTCCGTGGGTGTGGTTTTTTCAAGGTCGAGAACGATAGAATCGTTTTTCAGCGCGGTTACTGGGATAAACTTTCCTTTTTGCGAATGCAGGGTTTGCCTATCCCGCGCGATTAG
- a CDS encoding N-acetyltransferase, with product MIRKMKKADVDGIVDVWLQASVRAHDFVDRAYWEGCQETMREIYIPNSETWVYEDAGRVVGFYSLVDDMLAAIFVQPERQGEGIGAKLLEHAKKQRERLELCVYVENVASCAFYQRRGFVVKREQLDENTGHREYLMEYVPLSGGNEKK from the coding sequence ATGATTCGAAAGATGAAGAAAGCCGATGTCGATGGCATTGTGGACGTCTGGCTGCAGGCTTCCGTCAGGGCGCACGATTTCGTTGACCGGGCGTATTGGGAAGGCTGCCAGGAAACCATGCGGGAAATTTACATTCCCAACTCCGAAACCTGGGTTTATGAAGACGCGGGCAGGGTGGTGGGATTCTATTCCCTGGTCGATGATATGCTGGCCGCCATCTTTGTGCAGCCAGAAAGACAAGGCGAAGGGATCGGCGCGAAGCTTCTTGAACACGCCAAGAAACAGCGGGAACGTCTGGAGCTCTGTGTCTATGTTGAAAATGTTGCCTCCTGCGCCTTTTATCAGAGGCGGGGCTTTGTCGTGAAGCGGGAACAACTGGATGAAAATACAGGGCATCGGGAATATCTCATGGAGTATGTGCCTCTGTCCGGAGGAAATGAAAAAAAGTGA
- the secG gene encoding preprotein translocase subunit SecG, with the protein MEILVITIHVLACIFLIAVILLQSGHEGMGVIFGGGSSSMFGSTGAGGLLVKVTAGLAAVFLITSLTYNILTGSRSNGGDSIMLNKPAATAPAPEAAKQPGVTFTDTEQDKTAE; encoded by the coding sequence GTGGAAATTCTCGTAATCACGATTCATGTATTGGCTTGCATCTTCCTCATCGCCGTTATCCTGCTCCAGTCCGGACACGAAGGAATGGGCGTCATTTTCGGCGGTGGCAGCAGCTCCATGTTCGGCAGCACCGGCGCCGGCGGCCTGCTGGTGAAGGTCACGGCTGGTCTTGCCGCGGTTTTCCTGATTACTTCCCTGACGTACAACATCCTGACCGGAAGCAGGAGCAACGGCGGCGATTCCATCATGCTGAACAAGCCCGCCGCAACCGCACCCGCACCCGAGGCTGCCAAGCAGCCGGGCGTCACCTTCACCGACACCGAGCAGGACAAGACGGCAGAATAA